The nucleotide sequence CGGTAGCCGCCGGTCGCGGCGTGGCGCTGGAGGAAGTGATTGAGAGCGGTCGGCATGGGCATGTCGGCCCGCGCCAACCGGGCGCCATCGGCTTTGCGGCCCTGCGGGGCGGCCAGGTCGTCGGCGAACACACCCTGCTGTTTGCGGCTGATGACGAGCATATTGCCCTGACCCACCGCGCCTTCGACCGTCGTGCTTTCGCGCGCGGTGCGGTACAGGCAGCCTTATGGGTGCAGGGTAGGCCACCCGGACTGTATTCAATGATGGATGTGCTGGGCATGCGCTGAAAGCGACTGCGCCGATGCTGAAAGGAATTCTGACCGTCGGCGGATGGACCATGGCCAGCCGTATTCTGGGCCTGCTGCGGGAAATGCTGATCGCGGCACTGGTCGGCACAGGGCCAGTCGCGGAAGCCTTCATCATCGCCAATAAGGTCCCAAATCTGTTCCGACGGCTGTTCGGGGAAGGGGCCTTCAACGCCGCCTTCGTCCCTTCTTTTTCCGGTCTGCTGCAAACGGAAGGTCACGACGCCGCCCAGCGCTTCGCCAGCGAGGCGATGGCCGTCATGACGTTCTGGCTGGTCTCCCTGACCATTCTCGGCGAAATCTGTATGCCGTGGATGATGACGGTGCTGGCCAACGGCTTTGTCGATGATCCTTCCAAATTCGCCCTGACCGTTACGCTCAGCCGCATCACTTTTCCCTATCTGCCGCTGATCTGCCTGTGCGCGCTGGTCGGCGGGGTGCTGAACGGGCTGAACCGCTTCACAGCCGCCAGCGCAAGCTATGTGCTGTTCAACGTGGTCTCCATCGTGTTCATGCTCTGGGCCACGCCGTTCATGCCGGGGGTAGGGCATGCGCTGGCATGGGGGGTGACGGTCTCCGGCGTGCTGCAACTCTCGCTGATGCTGTGGGCGGCAAAGAGGGCCGGCATGGCGCTGCATCTGCCGCGCCCGCGCCTGACCCCGCGCATGCGTATTCTGCTGCGCCGCATGGGACCGGGGCTGATCGGGGCCGGAGTCACCCAGATCAATTTCCTGATCGATGTGGTCATCACCACTCTGCTGCCCGCCGGATCGGTGGCGCTGCTGGGCTATGCCGACCGTGTTAATCAGCTACCGCTTGGTGTCGTGGGTCTGGCCACCAGCACAGCCTCCCTGCCCGTATTATCCCGGCTGGTCCATGCGGGGGATGAGCAAGGCGCGAACCACGCCATGAACCGGGCGCTGGAATATGCGATGACGCTGATCCTGCCTGCCGCCGTCGCGCTGGTAGTCATCGCCCAACCAATCATGGCCGTGCTGTATGAGCGCGGAGCCTTTACAGCCGAAGCCACCTATCTGTCGTCACAATCTCTGGCAGCGTATGCAATCGGGTTGCCAGCCTTCGTGGCCGTACGCATCATCACCAACGGTTTTTTTGCGCGCGGCGATACCGCCACCCCGGTGAAGATCAGCGTTTTCATCATCGCCCTGAATCTGGGCCTTAATCTGCTGCTGATGGATCGGCTGCATCATATGGGCCCCCCTCTGGCCTCCAGCATCGCGGCCTATGTGAATGTGCTGGTGCTGGGTGGAATGCTGGGCAGACGGGGTCATTTCTCAGCAGACGCCGCATTACGCCGCTCCTTGTCCCGAATGGGTCTGGCGGCACTGGCGATGGGAGCCGTGCTGGCCGTGTTCAGACCGCTTTTGTTCGATACGCTGCCTGACATTCACGGCGCACGCTGGGTGGCTCTGGCTTTGTTGATGGCCATTGGCGGGGGCGCCTATGTGATCAGCGGCCAGATGCTGGGGGCGTTCCAGATCAGGGATACGCTGGCGAAAATCCGCCGCCGCTAAGGATCAGGTCCGCCATTTCACATGGCAGGTCTGATCCAGCGGATGACAGAACCGGCCATACCGATAGGGAACGATCTCAGCCGGGGCCAGCAATTCCACCGGACGCGAGGGCGGAGAAGAAAAATCTGCCGCCACGGCAGGGGGGCGTTCAGACCGCGAGGCAGATGGGAAAGGGGCAAACCCACCTGCCTGATGATCCGACACAACCGTGGCGGCAGACCTGACCGGACCATAGCTGCCACCGACCAACGCAGCTGTTCCGACCGTCAGCAGGACCGGAAAAAGAGCCAGGCTCCGGGTCTGCACAACCCGAGAGGACGTGAGAAACATCCGCATGACCGTGTCATCCTTTTCCATACTGGCTGACAGAGGTGTTCTAGCAGACAAAGAACAAAAACAGAACTGTTATTTTCAAAAATCAGAACAAAAAAAGTACAAACTCACGTCCATGGGGTGAAAGAAACGCTACACGGCACTGTTGAGATAGCCGTCAACAGCCCTTGAAACCCGCCTGACAAGACCGAATCGATCCAGCTGCGTTGCCGACTGACGCTCTCGTGCCATCACGCTGACATGGATGCAATTTCGACCATGCGCATTCTGGCAGCCATCGGCCTTCTCTCTCTCATCCCGGCAGCCGCTTCGGCTGAGCCGCTGGCGGGGATCTCCACGGAGGTTGTTATGCTGCCATCAACGAAGGAGACCGACGCTGTCGGCGATCTGGCGTGGCAGGCTTTGGTAAAGCGTCTGGCGCAAACCCCACGCACATACCAGCGGCGTGGGGTATTTCATATCTATCGAGGTATCCTGTGGAAACATCACGATATGAAAAGAAAGGGGCAGGTTTGCCCGCCCCTTTCAGTTTTTCTGATCACACTATGAATCGACTCACGGAGAAGGATGCGGGGCGGCGTGCCAGATATCCCGCGCATATTCCCGGATGGTTCGATCAGAAGAAAACCAGCCCATCGCCGCCGTGTTGAGCAGCGCCTTACGCCGCCATTCCAGCGGCGTGCGATACAGGGCTGCTCCCCGCTTGTGCGTTTCCTCATAGCTTTCGAAATCAGCGGTCACGAGAAACACGTCATCGTTCAGCAGATGATCAATCAGCCCTGCATAGCGTGACGGATCATCCGGGGAAAATACACCGGACCGGATCGCCTCGATCGCCTGCGCCAGGCTGGGGCAGGCAGCGACTTTGGCACGGGCATCGTATCCAGACGCCTTGATATCCGCCACCTCATCAGCCCGCAGCCCGAAGATCAGGATATTGTCGTCCCCGACGTGATCGTGAATTTCGATATTCGCGCCATCCAGCGTGCCGATGGTCAGTGCACCGTTCAAAGCCATTTTCATGTTGCCAGTGCCGGATGCCTCCAGCCCCGCCGTCGAAATCTGCTCCGAGAGATCGGCCGCCGGAATGATGACCTCGGCCAAGCTGACATTATAATTGGGCAGGAACACCACCCGCAGCCGGTCACGCACCACCGGGTCATTGTTGACGACACGGGCGATATCATTGGCCAGCTTGATGATCAGCTTGGCACGGTGATAGCTGGCTGCCGCCTTGCCCGCGAATATCTTGACCCGCGGCGTCCAGTTACGACCCGGCTCGGCGCGCATCTTGTCATACAGCGCCACCGTCTCGATCAGATTGAGCAATTGCCGCTTGTATTCGTGGATACGCTTGATCTGCACATCGAACAGCGCATCGGGATCAAGCCGGATGCCCATCCGGTCCTGCACCAGGGCCGCCAGCCGCTGCTTGTTTTCACGCTTTACAGCGCTGTAGCGGTCCATGAAGGGGGTATCATCGACAAACCGCGCCAATTCCGACAGTTCTTCCGCATCCGCGACCCAGCGATTACCAATCGAGTCGTTGATCAGCGCGGTCAGGCCGGGATTGCACTCCACCAGCCACCGACGGAAGGTGATGCCGTTGGTGATGGCGGTGATCCGATCGGGGAACAGCCTGTGAAAATCACGGAACACCGTGGTCTTCATCAAATCGCCATGCAGCGCCGAGACGCCATTGACTTTCTTCGATCCGACAAAAGCAAGATGACCCATGCGCACCTGACGCCCGTTGCTCTCATCGATCAGAGAGATGGAGCGCCGCAGCTCAGGAGAACTGACCGGGCGAGGCGTTGCCGTATCCAGATGCAGCGCGTTGATCTCATAGATAATCTGCATATGGCGCGGCAGAAGACGTTCGAACAGCGTCACCGGCCAGCTTTCCAGCGCCTCCGGCAACAGAGTGTGGTTGGTATACCCTAGCGTTCCGCGCGCGATGGAAAAAGCGCGTTCCAGCGTCAAGCCGTACTCATCCACCAGCAGACGCACCAGCTCCGCCACTGCCACCGCCGGATGGGTATCGTTCAGCTGGATGGAAGCCGTATCCGGCAGCCTCTCCACCGATCCCTGCTGCGCCATGTGACGCCTGACCAGATCCTGCAGGGAAGCGGAGGTAAAGAAAAACTCCTGCTTCAGCCGCAATTCCCGGCCAGCCTCGCTGCTGTCATCGGGATAGAGCACGCGGCTGATATTGGTGGCATTCAGCTGGGCGGCAAAAGCATCGGCATGGTGACCGCGATTGAAGGCGTCCAGCCGCATCGGCTCCACCGAACGAGCGCGCCACAGGCGCAGCGTATTGATGTGCGTACCCTGCCAACCCACCACCGGCGTATCATACGCCACGGCACGCACCCGCTCCGCCGGCATCCAGACCAGACGGGAGGAGCCATCCGGCTGATCCTGCGGCAGCACGCGGCCCCCGAAGCCGATATCATAGGCAATTTCGGGGCGCTCGAATTCCCACGGATTGCCGAAGACCAGCCAGTCTTCCGGCATCTCGACCTGATAGCCGTCGCGGATCACCTGCCTGAACAGGCCGTGATCATAGCGGATGCCATAGCCGAGCCCCGCCAGCCCGACCGTGGCCATACTTTCCATAAAGCAGGCCGCCAGACGGCCCAGACCGCCATTGCCCAGCGCCGCATCCGGCTCCAGATCCTTGATCTGATCAAAGGAGACGCCATGCAGGGCGAGGGCTTCCTTCGCCGCCGACATCAGGTTCAGATTGGTGAGACTGTCCGTCAGCAACCGCCCGATCAGGAATTCGAGGCTCAGATAATAAACCCGCTTGGCATTGGCCTCATCAGCAGAGCGAGCGGTCGCATGCCAGCGATCCACGATCCGGTCGCGCACAGCGAGGGCGGTCGCGGCATACCAGTCGTGCAACCGGGCATGGCGGGGATCGCGCCCCACCGCGTACCGCATCTTGTCTTCGATGGCACGGTGCAGTTCGGCAACCTGTGCGGTGTAAGGCGTGTTGGCGGCGTCCATACTCGCTCCCTGGTTTGAACAGACCGTTCAGAATCCGGCGGTCGCGAGCCGGCTCCTGCGGCACCACTACGATACAGAGACAAACGCATCTGTCACGCACTTGTGCCGTACCAATGGTCACCAGGAAGGCAAGCAATCCCCGTGCCGTGGCTCCGGCCACAGTGGGGAAGTATGTCAAAGGAAAGAAAAAAGAGAGTCAGACCCGCAGAAAACCAACCAGTTTTTCCGCCTCGGCGACAATGGGTTCAGCGATGGCTTCAGCCCGACGGCCACCGTCATGCAGCAGCCGGTCCAGTTCTGCCTCATCTGCCAGCAACCGCCTCGTTTCCGCGGCAATGGGGGAAAGCTCCTGCACCAGTAGCTCGGTCAGGGCCTCCTTATAGGGGCCGAAGCCTTTTCCGCCATGCACGCTCAGCACGGTTGCGGTGTCACTGTTGGTCAACGCCGCATAAATACCCACCAGATTGCGGGCTTCCGGACGCCCTTCCAGCCCGGCGATATCCTCAGGCAGCGGCTCGGGATCGGTTTTCGCCCGACGGATTTTCATGGCGATGGTATCGGCATCATCCGAAAGATTAATGCGACTCTGATCAGATGGATCGGATTTGGACATTTTCCGTAAACCATCCCGCAGGCTCATCACCCGCGCTGCCGGCCCCTGAATCAACGGTTCAACATGCGGGAAAAATGCCACGCCAAAATCGTGATTGAATTTCTCGGCAATGTCGTTGGTCAGTTCCAGATGCTGGCGCTGGTCATCGCCCACCGGAACCAGTGTGGCATGGTAGGCCAGAATATCCGCCGCCATCAGATTGGGATACACATACAGCCCGGCAGACGCATTCTCACGGTCCTTGCCGGCCTTGTCCTTGAACTGCGTCATGCGGTTCAGCCAGCCCAGCCGGGCCACGCAGTTGAAAATCCAGGCCAGCCTTGCATGGGCGCTGACGGAACTCTGCACGAACAGAATGTTACGGGCCGGGTCCACGCCACAGGCAATCACCGATGCCGCCATTTCCCGCGTAGACTGACGCAGCTTTTCCGGGTCCTGCGCCACGGTGATCGCATGCATGTCGACCACGCAGTAAAGGCATTCATGCGTATCCTGCAGCGTCACCCAGTTGCGCAGAGCGCCCAGATAATTGCCAAGGGTCGGGATGCCGGAAGGCTGGATGCCGGAGAATATGCGCTTCATACCGCGTTCTTTCTCTCAGAGGCGTTATCGCGTCAACGGGCGATATAGGAGCTCAACTGCGTTGGGGCCGGGTGAGGAACAGCCGGGCCAGACCAACAGGGCAAAATCCGGTGCGCCACAGGCGGCCCCATGTCATGGCGCCGATACGTCCGACATCTCTCAGCGGCCTGAAATGGCTGGGCCGATGCAGGGCAGGGCCATGGATACGGGGAATATCGACCGAGACAGTCCGAATCCCCTGCCGGCCAGCCTCAATCAGCAACTCGCTTTCATAGGCAAACCCGCCCGACGTAATCCGGTCCAGCAGGTGTGGCAGCAGCAGGGCCGGATAAACCCGCATCCCGCTCTGTGTATCCT is from Granulibacter bethesdensis and encodes:
- the murJ gene encoding murein biosynthesis integral membrane protein MurJ; the encoded protein is MLKGILTVGGWTMASRILGLLREMLIAALVGTGPVAEAFIIANKVPNLFRRLFGEGAFNAAFVPSFSGLLQTEGHDAAQRFASEAMAVMTFWLVSLTILGEICMPWMMTVLANGFVDDPSKFALTVTLSRITFPYLPLICLCALVGGVLNGLNRFTAASASYVLFNVVSIVFMLWATPFMPGVGHALAWGVTVSGVLQLSLMLWAAKRAGMALHLPRPRLTPRMRILLRRMGPGLIGAGVTQINFLIDVVITTLLPAGSVALLGYADRVNQLPLGVVGLATSTASLPVLSRLVHAGDEQGANHAMNRALEYAMTLILPAAVALVVIAQPIMAVLYERGAFTAEATYLSSQSLAAYAIGLPAFVAVRIITNGFFARGDTATPVKISVFIIALNLGLNLLLMDRLHHMGPPLASSIAAYVNVLVLGGMLGRRGHFSADAALRRSLSRMGLAALAMGAVLAVFRPLLFDTLPDIHGARWVALALLMAIGGGAYVISGQMLGAFQIRDTLAKIRRR
- a CDS encoding glycogen/starch/alpha-glucan phosphorylase, which encodes MDAANTPYTAQVAELHRAIEDKMRYAVGRDPRHARLHDWYAATALAVRDRIVDRWHATARSADEANAKRVYYLSLEFLIGRLLTDSLTNLNLMSAAKEALALHGVSFDQIKDLEPDAALGNGGLGRLAACFMESMATVGLAGLGYGIRYDHGLFRQVIRDGYQVEMPEDWLVFGNPWEFERPEIAYDIGFGGRVLPQDQPDGSSRLVWMPAERVRAVAYDTPVVGWQGTHINTLRLWRARSVEPMRLDAFNRGHHADAFAAQLNATNISRVLYPDDSSEAGRELRLKQEFFFTSASLQDLVRRHMAQQGSVERLPDTASIQLNDTHPAVAVAELVRLLVDEYGLTLERAFSIARGTLGYTNHTLLPEALESWPVTLFERLLPRHMQIIYEINALHLDTATPRPVSSPELRRSISLIDESNGRQVRMGHLAFVGSKKVNGVSALHGDLMKTTVFRDFHRLFPDRITAITNGITFRRWLVECNPGLTALINDSIGNRWVADAEELSELARFVDDTPFMDRYSAVKRENKQRLAALVQDRMGIRLDPDALFDVQIKRIHEYKRQLLNLIETVALYDKMRAEPGRNWTPRVKIFAGKAAASYHRAKLIIKLANDIARVVNNDPVVRDRLRVVFLPNYNVSLAEVIIPAADLSEQISTAGLEASGTGNMKMALNGALTIGTLDGANIEIHDHVGDDNILIFGLRADEVADIKASGYDARAKVAACPSLAQAIEAIRSGVFSPDDPSRYAGLIDHLLNDDVFLVTADFESYEETHKRGAALYRTPLEWRRKALLNTAAMGWFSSDRTIREYARDIWHAAPHPSP
- the trpS gene encoding tryptophan--tRNA ligase yields the protein MKRIFSGIQPSGIPTLGNYLGALRNWVTLQDTHECLYCVVDMHAITVAQDPEKLRQSTREMAASVIACGVDPARNILFVQSSVSAHARLAWIFNCVARLGWLNRMTQFKDKAGKDRENASAGLYVYPNLMAADILAYHATLVPVGDDQRQHLELTNDIAEKFNHDFGVAFFPHVEPLIQGPAARVMSLRDGLRKMSKSDPSDQSRINLSDDADTIAMKIRRAKTDPEPLPEDIAGLEGRPEARNLVGIYAALTNSDTATVLSVHGGKGFGPYKEALTELLVQELSPIAAETRRLLADEAELDRLLHDGGRRAEAIAEPIVAEAEKLVGFLRV